Below is a genomic region from Oreochromis niloticus isolate F11D_XX linkage group LG13, O_niloticus_UMD_NMBU, whole genome shotgun sequence.
TGAGGTTAATCAAAATGTAGGATAGTGTCTCAGAATGCAGGGCAGGTGGGAAAAGGGTTAAACATGCAGTGTAGTCCCATATAAAGTGGGAACCCTGGTCAAACTAAGTCCAATATGTTTTATAGTGTTAGACAAAAACTCCCCTCTTTTCCAAAGTGATTAAAAGTGTAACTGCTCTATACACCAATGTTTGGGTATACTGGGAGCAGTGGGAGAGTGGTTAAACAAAGCTCCTTATAGATGTTGAAAATGAATGTGAATGGCATTTTCTGTTGTCGGTCATGTCTGTCCCAGGTTTGTTTCCATTCTCCTTCCTCTTACTCAATGGGTAGGTATCCAGAAAATTCACCACCATCAATGACAACAAAGAAGCTCTATTGAGCTAATACTTCATTCTTGTGTGCATTTACCACACAGACACATTAAAGTTTGTGTGCGAGTTTGACTTTATTTCAAAACTGAATTATCTGAAAGCAGCTCATGATCAATTTGGCTACACAACAGTTTGTTATTTGCTTGGTTTAATGATGAAGCAAAGTTGCTTCTTTAAAAATCAAGGAGACCTAGTTTGTAACACTGGATAGTGAATTTTGGAAATTGAAAACAAATTTAACTAGTTAGCAGTGCAGTAGCAAAGGGAGCAAATActaatattaatatattttttccacCTACAGGAAAGTGCATTGCAGTCTAAGAGAAGGTTATTCTGACACAAAGGTAACATTTCCCAAGCGCTCTCGTTCTAGCGTCCCACGTAGATCTCAGTGTTTGCATTCATTCTTCAGCAACTGAATGGAATTAAGCCATGGGCGGCTCCACACTTCGAATGTGCACTGGTAGGGCTGAAAGGAAAAACAGACAATACATTTAACATTAGGATCTTTCAGGTGGTGTTATTTACACATATAAATGCTGTAGGTTTTTTAATTCAATAGCATAATGTCTACTGAGAACATGATTATTTAACGATCAGGTTAATATGCATTACACACTCGAAGGGATTCACAGCAACATCGcgaccagagggcagcagaacaGTTCTATAAAACTATGTCAACTATGCAAAAAAAACGgtgatttattattatgaactaaaaaaaaacatagaaacATCATAAATCAATTTGTTTCAGACGATCACTTTTCGACAGGACATCGGCCGTCAGCTGCAAAAAGATCTGCGTTGAGAAAATCACTTCCAGTGTGAATGCAGCTTTAGTCACAAGGCTGCTGCGTGATGTTTAAGAACGGATCAAACATCTTGCTTCTTTTGAGAAGATGCCATCAGTACCTGAAACTTTGCCTGGTCTGTGTGGAGTGCACACACTTGATCTACGCCATACTTTCTGCAGGGGGTCTTGACCATCTTCACAGTTATGACGTACTTGATGCCAGCGACCACCTGTAATGGGAAAGAAAATTGAATAAAAGACTTATAGCAAATGAacgcctcctcctcttcctcttaaAACCCCCCCACTGTCCACTGTGAGCCAAGAAGCTCACCAATGactagagaaaacacaaacaacaacacactgCTATGCTAGACTTGCCTCAGGTTTCAAGAGGAGAGccaaataaacttttaaaaaacatgactcATCAACATACTAACCAATCTTTAGCAAAGACGGGCTTTTTGTCaggttccttttttttcctcaaccCACACAGCTCTTCTGTTCAGGCGGGCCAATGGCTGCCTcaacacaagcacacaaaacaTTGCCGACCTACTGCTAAAGCTAGGCGTGAGAGGATGAGAGGAGATAAACGTGACTAATTAAGAGGCCAACCATATTTTTGGGAAGTACCAACGCCATTAAGAAGGCATATAGCAAATAAATAGTATGTAACGGCCATCGGCCTCTAGGACTTTAGTAGTTAAAGGGGAAACCTTTAAAGGGTGCTTCATAGGCCTTTTCGTAAGGGCTCACATCACTACGATGTTTACTGGATGGCTTTCCCCTAAAGAACAATTCAGTTATTTACAAATCTGACCGTTACTCACCTGTGACTGAACCTTGATCACTTCTACCACTTGACTGATGTACAAGTCGTTGCTGTCTCGGTTGTATTGGATGATGGCAAAGTTGAGAGCGTTTTGCACACCTTCATCGTTGATATCAGCGTCTTTCAAGCCCCCGACCATGTCCCCAACCATGGCCCCATACCCAACGGCCAAAACGGCCGCAAGAACAGTCAAAGCGACCTTCCACATCTTGTTTCTGTAGCCTAACAAACACACGGGAGACGAAGTGAAACACTCCCCACCGTGCCCTCCCAGTTATATCAACATGGACATCACCGTGCCGGAGGAGTGGCACATCTGGCAGA
It encodes:
- the LOC100710560 gene encoding uncharacterized protein LOC100710560 isoform X2; this translates as MKVLNRDELQIAEGVLLKHLPKSYKVYGFLFGINRNKPTTLEVVVDTWPDFKVIICRPDPENKRALNFKEKMAYYSMDEQSLREMLTDENAVDWSTYFSIGGYRNKMWKVALTVLAAVLAVGYGAMVGDMVGGLKDADINDEGVQNALNFAIIQYNRDSNDLYISQVVEVIKVQSQVVAGIKYVITVKMVKTPCRKYGVDQVCALHTDQAKFQVLMASSQKKQDV